Genomic segment of Candidatus Cloacimonadota bacterium:
CTGTCCAGCGTTTCACAGCGCTCACGCATGGAAGCGGCGCCCTGAAGCAATCGGGCAATATCGATGCCCACAAAAGCTGATGACAGCAGGCCCACATCCGTGAGCACGGAAAAGCGCCCGCCAACGTTGTTCGGAACCACAAAGGATTGATAGCCTTCATCTTGGATAACCTGACGCAGGAACCCTTTTTCGCTGTCGGTGGTGATGATAATCCTTTTTGTGTAATCCGCGGGATGGCGTTTTTTGATGATATCTGCCAAAATCATATAGCCAGCCATGGTTTCGGCTGTGGTGCCACTTTTGGTGATAACGTTGAAGAGAGTGGTGTCAAGATCAATCTGGGACAGGATTTCATGCAAATAAACCGGGTCCACATTGTCGAAAACCAGGAGACGGCGTTTCAGCTCACGCTCGGTTTTCAGCGCTGAATAGAGCGCTCGGTTTCCCAAAGCGGAGCCTCCAATGCCCAGCACCACCATGGTATCAAAATGGGGATCGACGCTGGAAACATAATCCAGGATGGGACTTATGTCATATTCCGGAAGCTCGTAAAAACCCAGGATATCGGCTTTGCGGTCGGCCTGTATTTCTTCATGAGCCTGCAGGCAGGCATAGCGAAAATCCTGTACTTTCTCCGTGGGAATGGCTGTTGGCAAATCCTTTGAATGCAAAAGGTTACGATATTCAAAACGCAGCATGTGCTCTCCTTTAAGGGTTGTAATATGGTTTAAGGCGTTCATAGACGAGGGTTTCGATGGCGGCAAGGCTGCCTAAGTCGGCTTCCTGCACGAGTTTGAAAAGGATGTCGTCGCAACGCCGGATGATGGCTTTGCAATCCAGCCAGGATGCCGGCGCCACGCTCAGTTCTTCAAAACCCATGCCAATCAGCAGGGGCAGATATTCTGTCTGGGAAGCCATTTCTCCGCAGATGGAGACGGCTTTGCCATGCTTTTTTCCGGCCTGAAGCGTGGTTTGCATAAGTTTCAGCACCGCAGGGTGATGGGAAAGATAGTAGGATGTAAGCTCAGAATGGTTTCTGTCCGCCGCCAGAGTGTATTGAATCAAATCGTTGGTGCCGATGCTCATAAAATCGCAATGCGCGGCCAGTTCCTCGGCGCAAAGCGCGGCGGAGGGGATTTCTATCATCACGCCCAGGGGCAGCTCAGAATCGAAGGCAACCCCTTGCGCGGCAAGCTGTTCCATGCAGCTTTGCACCACGCTGCGCGCGGCGAGAAAATCCTTGAGATCCGCCACCATGGGAAACATCAATTTGAGGCGACCAAAAGCACTGGCACGCAGCACGGCACGAACCTGGACGCGGAAAAGCTGTTCATGAGCCAATGAAAAGCGGATGCCTCGAAGCCCCAGATATGGATTATCTTCCGGTTCCGAAGGGATGAGATGCGAAATCTTGT
This window contains:
- a CDS encoding glucose-6-phosphate isomerase, which produces MLRFEYRNLLHSKDLPTAIPTEKVQDFRYACLQAHEEIQADRKADILGFYELPEYDISPILDYVSSVDPHFDTMVVLGIGGSALGNRALYSALKTERELKRRLLVFDNVDPVYLHEILSQIDLDTTLFNVITKSGTTAETMAGYMILADIIKKRHPADYTKRIIITTDSEKGFLRQVIQDEGYQSFVVPNNVGGRFSVLTDVGLLSSAFVGIDIARLLQGAASMRERCETLDSFDNPAYLNGFLHYLYMREGKNISVMMPYSNSLYDMADWYRQLWAESLGKRHDIKGREIFVGQTPVKALGTTDQHSQVQLYAEGPNDKVFTFLSVENFQHDYLIPNLHPEREEVSYLGGKKLSELLNAERLATEIALTKAHRPNCNIVFPAIDEFHLGEFIMMYEIQTVFAGKLLHINPLDQPGVEAGKIATYALMGKAGYDKERAEIQKYLEEKD